In Chitinophaga sp. HK235, a single window of DNA contains:
- a CDS encoding DUF4302 domain-containing protein, producing MKKFALYTLLCATVLASCRKDSSISNPVEKSFPDPAQTLDSFKNVLGSATNGWVGTLKPKDGSQLFSVYFQLDNSKNEVTLYTDNNPASATTPSKSRFGVAISQKINPTLSIGEGSQLADIKLSTKRPVDTAYSFHAVNGDTLLLIGNKYSDELKLIKASAQVKSDYAAGKLGSSAGITNDYISSAAFFGFQPGNTNTMVYFSLENKTSGFAYVNNNARVSSGTGFAYTLTGIALRYPVVIGNQSVSAFTWDDTVKNFYATINNTKVYLTATTVPVIPVHYLLGGEISGQLTVPEPALLPLPGWTADFKAIWTDAATKFKARGLPMSKVVMDFQTDAGILNMNVYFAQYVGKYTFKYTKTADGVYSFVMQPFTTEVSSANGNAVKVQAQPLTDMLSRNRFTLGYVDDPDGLLISFTSVDKPSISFTSFW from the coding sequence ATGAAAAAATTCGCTTTATATACCCTGCTCTGTGCCACTGTGCTGGCTTCGTGCCGGAAAGACAGCTCCATCAGCAATCCTGTGGAAAAGTCCTTCCCCGACCCAGCCCAGACACTCGACTCCTTCAAAAATGTGCTGGGCAGCGCCACCAACGGATGGGTGGGTACACTCAAACCCAAAGACGGCAGTCAGCTCTTCAGCGTTTACTTCCAGCTCGACAACAGCAAAAATGAAGTAACCCTGTATACCGACAACAACCCCGCCTCCGCCACAACGCCCAGCAAGAGCCGCTTTGGCGTAGCCATCTCACAAAAAATCAATCCTACACTGAGCATCGGAGAAGGCTCTCAGCTGGCAGATATCAAACTGAGCACTAAAAGGCCGGTGGATACTGCTTACTCCTTTCACGCTGTAAACGGAGACACCCTTTTGTTAATAGGTAACAAATACAGCGATGAACTGAAGCTGATCAAAGCCAGTGCTCAGGTAAAATCAGATTATGCTGCCGGCAAACTGGGCTCCAGCGCCGGAATCACCAACGACTATATCAGCAGTGCTGCCTTTTTCGGTTTCCAGCCGGGTAATACCAACACCATGGTATACTTCAGTCTGGAGAATAAAACCAGTGGGTTTGCTTATGTGAATAATAATGCCAGGGTTTCATCAGGTACCGGTTTCGCCTATACGCTCACCGGCATTGCCCTGCGTTATCCGGTGGTTATCGGCAATCAAAGCGTATCCGCCTTTACCTGGGACGACACCGTCAAAAACTTCTACGCCACCATCAACAATACCAAGGTATACCTGACAGCTACCACTGTACCGGTGATCCCGGTCCACTATCTGTTGGGCGGCGAAATTTCCGGCCAGCTGACTGTACCGGAACCGGCGTTGCTGCCGCTTCCTGGTTGGACCGCTGATTTTAAGGCCATCTGGACCGATGCAGCCACTAAATTCAAAGCCAGAGGGCTGCCTATGTCCAAAGTAGTGATGGACTTCCAGACCGATGCCGGAATACTCAATATGAACGTCTACTTTGCACAATACGTTGGCAAATACACTTTTAAATACACTAAAACAGCAGACGGGGTATATTCATTTGTGATGCAGCCATTCACCACAGAGGTGTCCAGCGCCAATGGCAATGCTGTAAAAGTACAGGCACAGCCCCTTACAGACATGTTGTCCAGGAACCGTTTCACATTGGGTTATGTAGATGATCCCGATGGATTGCTGATCAGCTTTACGAGTGTGGATAAACCATCGATCAGTTTTACTTCCTTCTGGTAA
- a CDS encoding thiamine pyrophosphate-dependent enzyme, giving the protein MFKDSTSVSTLKAGASGQDEKRSELAELLFAYRLMCQAGHMAATYEANRPICKYVHSTSRGHEAIQIATGMQLRPWDFVSPYYRDESMLLAMGFEPYELMLQLLAKADDPFSGGRSYYSHPSSRRKDKPQIPHQSSATGMQVIPTTGMAQGVQYLETIGSDLLKTGPDGELPVVVCSLGDGSVTEGEVSEALQFAVLKQLPIIYLVQDNDWGISVTAAEARAMDAYEYAAGFKGLERMQVDGSDFTASYAAMETAIGYVRQERKPILVQAKVPLLGHHTSGVRKEWYRTPEDLEKHAANDPVPKLRALLLKHGVAETDLQAIERTAIEDIEVAFTAAVKAAEPAPETVKEYVFAPTAVTQESGTRTPANGNKVVMVDAALHAVEEIMQQYLEAIFFGQDVGKRLGGVFREAATLGDKFGDHRVYNTAIQEAYIIGSTAGLSATGVKPIVEVQFADYIYPGFNQLVTEISKSCYLSRGKYPVQTLIRVPIGAYGGGGPYHSGSVESTLLSIKGIKVVYPSNAADMKGLLKAAFLDPNPVVMLEHKGLYWSKVPGTQDAMTIEPAADYVLPLGKGNVVLQAHPKDVQQGNSLCIITYGMGVYWAKAAARAFPGNVEIIDLRTLFPLDEELVFNTVKKHGKCLLLTEEQLNNSFTQALAGRIQKACFKELDAPVYMLGALDLPAVALNMGLEAAMLPNATKVEAMIKELLSY; this is encoded by the coding sequence GTGTTTAAAGATAGTACAAGCGTTTCAACTTTAAAAGCTGGGGCCTCTGGCCAGGATGAGAAGAGGAGCGAGCTGGCGGAATTATTGTTTGCCTACCGGTTGATGTGTCAGGCCGGCCATATGGCAGCCACCTACGAGGCCAACCGGCCTATATGTAAATACGTACATTCTACTTCCCGCGGGCATGAAGCCATACAGATCGCTACGGGCATGCAGTTGAGACCCTGGGATTTTGTAAGCCCCTACTACCGGGACGAGAGCATGCTGCTGGCCATGGGCTTTGAGCCTTACGAGCTGATGCTGCAGCTGCTGGCCAAAGCGGACGATCCCTTTTCCGGCGGACGTTCCTATTACAGCCACCCCAGCAGCCGTCGGAAAGACAAGCCACAGATACCACATCAAAGCAGCGCTACCGGCATGCAGGTGATCCCCACCACCGGTATGGCGCAGGGTGTGCAATATCTGGAAACCATCGGCTCCGACCTCCTGAAGACAGGCCCCGACGGGGAACTGCCGGTAGTTGTCTGTTCTCTGGGGGATGGCAGCGTAACGGAAGGAGAAGTGAGTGAAGCATTACAGTTTGCTGTACTCAAACAACTGCCTATTATTTATCTGGTACAGGACAATGACTGGGGTATTTCTGTTACAGCAGCAGAGGCCCGTGCCATGGACGCCTATGAATACGCTGCCGGTTTTAAAGGGCTGGAACGTATGCAGGTAGATGGCAGTGACTTCACCGCCAGTTATGCCGCCATGGAAACAGCCATCGGCTATGTACGGCAGGAACGCAAGCCGATCCTGGTGCAGGCCAAAGTGCCGCTGCTGGGGCATCATACCTCCGGCGTACGCAAGGAATGGTACCGCACACCGGAAGACCTGGAGAAACATGCTGCCAACGACCCCGTGCCCAAACTGCGGGCCTTACTCCTGAAACATGGTGTGGCAGAAACCGATCTGCAGGCAATAGAACGCACTGCCATAGAAGATATTGAAGTTGCTTTTACAGCAGCGGTAAAAGCGGCAGAACCGGCACCGGAAACAGTGAAGGAGTATGTGTTTGCCCCGACTGCCGTTACGCAGGAATCCGGTACCCGTACCCCTGCCAACGGCAACAAGGTGGTGATGGTAGACGCAGCACTCCACGCAGTGGAAGAAATCATGCAGCAATACCTCGAAGCCATCTTCTTTGGCCAGGACGTGGGTAAAAGGCTGGGAGGCGTATTCCGTGAAGCAGCCACTCTCGGCGATAAATTCGGAGACCACCGTGTATACAATACTGCTATCCAGGAAGCTTATATCATTGGTTCTACCGCCGGACTGTCTGCTACCGGCGTAAAACCCATCGTGGAAGTACAGTTTGCTGACTATATCTATCCGGGCTTTAACCAGCTGGTAACCGAGATCTCCAAGTCCTGTTACCTGAGCCGGGGCAAATACCCGGTACAAACACTGATCAGGGTGCCGATAGGCGCTTATGGTGGTGGAGGCCCTTATCACTCCGGCAGTGTAGAATCCACGCTGTTGAGCATTAAAGGCATTAAAGTGGTGTATCCTTCCAATGCCGCCGATATGAAAGGTTTACTGAAAGCGGCGTTCCTGGATCCCAATCCGGTAGTGATGCTGGAGCATAAAGGGCTGTACTGGAGTAAAGTACCTGGTACCCAGGATGCGATGACCATTGAGCCGGCAGCAGATTACGTACTGCCGCTGGGCAAGGGCAATGTGGTATTACAGGCACACCCGAAAGATGTACAGCAGGGTAATTCCCTGTGTATCATCACCTACGGTATGGGGGTATACTGGGCAAAAGCTGCTGCCCGTGCCTTCCCGGGTAATGTGGAGATAATAGACCTGCGTACCCTGTTCCCACTGGATGAAGAGCTGGTATTCAATACCGTTAAGAAACATGGGAAATGCCTGCTACTGACGGAAGAACAATTAAACAACTCCTTTACCCAGGCACTGGCCGGCCGTATACAAAAAGCCTGCTTTAAAGAGCTGGATGCGCCGGTATATATGCTGGGAGCACTGGACCTGCCCGCCGTAGCGCTGAACATGGGGCTGGAAGCCGCTATGCTCCCCAATGCGACCAAGGTGGAAGCCATGATAAAAGAACTGTTGTCCTACTGA
- a CDS encoding MarR family winged helix-turn-helix transcriptional regulator, giving the protein MADTFVNNPSFFKLDATLKKLRNYWQKMFDAQQMDITVDQWLLVENLYKHKKTTHNELARNTSKDITTVSRIIELLVRKGLVKREADTYDRRKIYLQLTPEGAEKYKQVKPLVYEMRKTGWKSLTEADYAELTRILDTIYNNIPGKV; this is encoded by the coding sequence ATGGCTGATACTTTTGTCAATAATCCCTCTTTTTTTAAGCTGGATGCTACCTTGAAAAAACTGCGCAACTACTGGCAGAAAATGTTTGATGCTCAACAGATGGATATCACGGTAGATCAGTGGTTGCTGGTGGAAAATCTGTACAAGCACAAAAAAACAACCCACAACGAGCTGGCCCGTAATACCTCCAAGGATATCACGACAGTTTCCCGTATTATTGAATTACTGGTAAGAAAGGGGCTGGTAAAAAGGGAGGCCGATACCTATGACCGCAGGAAGATATACCTTCAACTCACTCCGGAAGGGGCAGAGAAATACAAACAGGTAAAACCACTGGTGTATGAAATGCGCAAAACAGGCTGGAAATCGCTGACAGAAGCCGACTATGCAGAGCTCACCAGGATACTGGACACGATCTACAATAATATTCCCGGAAAGGTATGA
- a CDS encoding fumarylacetoacetate hydrolase family protein: MKIICVGRNYADHAKELKNEVPTEPVLFMKPKNALLQNGHPFYYPEFTTNLHYECELVLRVSKNGKHIQEKFADKYYDKISVGIDFTARDLQDKQKAKGLPWEIAKAFDNSALVGNFIPITPEMDKKDINFCLYKNKTLAQQGNTKDLLFSFDFLVSYISRFFTLNIGDLIFTGTPAGVGPTVIGDSFEAFIENDSLLEFTVK; encoded by the coding sequence ATGAAAATTATTTGCGTAGGCAGGAACTATGCTGACCATGCCAAAGAACTGAAAAACGAAGTACCTACTGAGCCGGTGCTGTTCATGAAACCAAAGAATGCACTGTTGCAGAATGGCCATCCTTTTTATTACCCGGAGTTTACCACCAACCTGCATTATGAATGTGAACTGGTATTGCGCGTAAGCAAAAACGGCAAACATATTCAGGAGAAATTTGCAGACAAATACTACGATAAAATTTCTGTAGGTATAGATTTCACCGCCCGTGACCTGCAGGACAAACAGAAAGCCAAAGGTTTGCCCTGGGAGATCGCGAAAGCCTTTGATAACTCAGCGTTGGTAGGTAATTTTATTCCCATTACGCCGGAAATGGATAAAAAAGATATTAATTTCTGCCTGTATAAGAATAAAACGCTGGCACAGCAAGGAAATACCAAAGACCTCCTTTTTTCTTTTGATTTCCTCGTTTCTTATATCTCACGGTTTTTTACCCTCAACATCGGCGACCTGATTTTCACCGGCACCCCTGCAGGTGTAGGTCCTACCGTTATCGGCGATTCTTTTGAAGCGTTTATTGAAAACGACAGCCTGCTGGAGTTTACCGTAAAATAA
- the pth gene encoding aminoacyl-tRNA hydrolase has product MKYLIAGLGNIGEEYRHTRHNIGFDVVDAFVASHNSTFHNDRLAEVAECKWKGKTFIVIKPTTYMNLSGRALKYWMDKEKIAPENLLVIMDELALPLDVIRLRPGGSDAGHNGLKSIQESLGTSQYPRLRFGIGNDYPKGRQVDFVLGKWKNTELPVVQQKIDKCGEIIESFASIGLARTMNEYNKLTFPL; this is encoded by the coding sequence ATGAAATACCTGATCGCCGGTTTGGGCAACATAGGGGAAGAATACCGTCATACCCGCCACAACATTGGTTTTGATGTGGTAGATGCTTTTGTTGCCAGCCATAACAGCACTTTTCACAACGACAGGCTGGCCGAAGTGGCTGAATGTAAATGGAAAGGAAAAACGTTTATCGTTATCAAACCTACCACTTATATGAACCTCAGTGGTCGTGCCCTCAAATACTGGATGGACAAGGAAAAGATCGCCCCTGAAAATCTGCTGGTGATCATGGATGAGCTGGCCCTCCCGCTGGACGTGATCCGTTTGCGCCCTGGTGGCAGCGATGCCGGCCACAACGGCCTCAAGAGCATTCAGGAATCGTTGGGTACCAGCCAGTATCCGCGGCTGCGCTTCGGTATCGGCAATGATTATCCCAAAGGCAGACAGGTGGATTTTGTACTGGGCAAGTGGAAAAACACCGAACTACCGGTGGTGCAGCAAAAAATCGACAAATGTGGTGAAATTATTGAAAGTTTTGCCAGCATTGGGTTGGCCCGCACCATGAATGAGTACAACAAGCTGACTTTTCCCCTGTAA
- a CDS encoding 50S ribosomal protein L25, which produces MKTITIEGQLRSEFGKKATRQIRSEEKVPCVIYGGAETVNFSAPAKEFKNLVYTADFQLAEIKLDGKVYRCVLKDLQFDVVTDELAHVDFLELVEDKLVTVTLPIKLVGSSVGVKAGGKLVSKLKALKVKTLPKNLVENIEVNIDNLELNENIRVEDVKVEGIDIINSPRIPIASVVMTRQLRQEEATAEKESKKK; this is translated from the coding sequence ATGAAAACAATAACCATCGAAGGACAACTCAGGAGCGAATTCGGCAAAAAAGCCACCCGCCAGATCCGTTCTGAGGAAAAAGTGCCTTGTGTTATTTACGGGGGTGCGGAAACTGTAAATTTTTCAGCTCCTGCCAAAGAATTCAAAAACCTGGTGTACACTGCTGATTTCCAGCTTGCAGAAATCAAACTGGACGGTAAAGTTTACAGATGCGTACTGAAAGACCTGCAGTTCGACGTAGTTACTGATGAGCTGGCTCACGTTGACTTCCTGGAACTGGTAGAAGACAAACTGGTAACAGTGACGCTGCCTATCAAACTGGTTGGTTCTTCCGTAGGTGTGAAAGCCGGTGGTAAACTGGTTAGCAAACTGAAAGCGCTGAAAGTTAAAACCCTGCCTAAAAACCTGGTTGAAAACATCGAAGTAAACATCGATAACCTGGAACTGAACGAAAACATCCGTGTAGAAGACGTGAAAGTAGAAGGTATCGATATCATCAACTCTCCTCGTATTCCTATCGCTTCTGTGGTTATGACCCGTCAGCTGCGTCAGGAAGAAGCTACTGCTGAAAAAGAATCTAAAAAGAAATAA
- a CDS encoding ribose-phosphate pyrophosphokinase, giving the protein MQPSVKIFTGNSNPALAEKIAKRYGNGLNSIGKLKIQKFSDGEFQPVFLESIRGDYVFLVQGTNAPSDNLMELLLMIDAAKRASAGYITAVIPYFGFARQDRKDKPRVAIGSKLVANLLTSAGANRVITMDLHAPQIQAFFDIPVDHLDSSAIFIPYIEQLKLENLTFASPDVGSTNRVREVASYFNAEMVICDKHRKRANEIASMVVIGDVKDRDIVLIDDICDTAGTLSKAANLLKEKGARSVRAFCTHPVFSGKAYENIENSVLEEVVVCDTIPIRPESSKVKVVSVADLFAVAIRNMHENKSITSLFVHSQRRQ; this is encoded by the coding sequence ATGCAACCTTCAGTAAAAATCTTCACAGGCAACAGTAATCCAGCGTTGGCCGAGAAAATTGCCAAAAGATATGGCAATGGCCTCAACAGCATTGGTAAATTAAAAATTCAGAAGTTCAGTGATGGCGAGTTTCAGCCCGTTTTCCTGGAAAGTATCCGTGGTGACTATGTTTTTCTTGTGCAGGGTACCAATGCCCCTTCAGATAACCTGATGGAGCTGCTGTTGATGATCGACGCGGCCAAGCGTGCATCAGCAGGGTATATTACCGCTGTGATCCCTTATTTCGGGTTTGCGCGGCAGGACAGGAAGGACAAACCCAGGGTAGCGATCGGGTCTAAACTGGTGGCCAATCTGCTGACTTCAGCAGGCGCGAATAGAGTGATTACCATGGATTTGCACGCTCCGCAGATTCAGGCGTTCTTCGATATCCCGGTAGATCACCTGGACAGTTCTGCTATTTTTATTCCCTACATTGAGCAATTAAAGCTGGAAAATCTTACCTTTGCGTCCCCTGACGTAGGTAGCACCAATAGGGTGCGTGAAGTGGCGTCCTACTTTAATGCTGAGATGGTTATTTGCGATAAACATCGTAAAAGGGCCAATGAAATAGCATCCATGGTAGTGATCGGTGATGTGAAAGACAGGGACATTGTGCTCATTGACGATATCTGTGATACAGCCGGTACGCTGTCAAAAGCGGCCAACCTGCTGAAGGAAAAAGGAGCCAGAAGCGTACGTGCTTTCTGTACTCATCCGGTTTTCAGCGGTAAAGCGTATGAAAACATTGAGAATTCCGTACTGGAAGAGGTGGTAGTATGTGATACTATTCCTATCCGTCCGGAAAGTTCCAAGGTTAAAGTGGTATCTGTGGCTGACCTGTTTGCAGTGGCCATCCGCAATATGCACGAAAACAAATCCATTACCAGCCTGTTTGTTCACAGTCAGCGCCGGCAATAA
- the radC gene encoding DNA repair protein RadC, protein MFVSPKTQSHVAIRHWADTEKPREKLLNSGPSALTDTELLAILLHTGHKSKSALDLAREVLQLAHNNLSELGRINARKLQKLRGMGSAKAVTILAAMELARRRQAGFIHKKTVIRAGSDAALFFKPLLADQYFEAFYVMFLNQANKVLHYRCISTGGMTSTVVDTRIIFREALEAQACKLLLCHNHPSGSLRPSQADIRITLKIKELGQLFDIDVLDHIIVSETGYCSLVEEGVI, encoded by the coding sequence ATGTTTGTTAGCCCGAAAACACAGTCCCATGTGGCCATACGCCATTGGGCAGATACTGAAAAACCACGGGAGAAACTGCTTAACAGCGGCCCTTCCGCCCTCACCGACACAGAGCTACTCGCCATCCTCCTTCATACCGGCCATAAGAGCAAGTCAGCACTGGACCTGGCCCGGGAAGTATTGCAGCTGGCACACAACAACCTCTCCGAACTGGGTAGGATCAATGCCAGGAAGCTGCAAAAGCTCAGAGGCATGGGCAGTGCCAAAGCTGTTACCATCCTGGCCGCCATGGAGCTCGCCCGGCGCCGGCAGGCAGGCTTCATCCACAAAAAAACCGTCATCCGTGCCGGTTCCGATGCAGCCCTCTTTTTTAAACCCCTCCTGGCAGACCAATACTTCGAAGCCTTTTATGTGATGTTCCTCAATCAGGCCAACAAAGTGCTGCATTACCGCTGTATCAGCACCGGCGGCATGACCAGCACCGTAGTAGACACCCGCATCATATTCCGGGAAGCCCTGGAAGCACAGGCCTGTAAGCTGCTCCTCTGCCACAACCACCCCTCCGGCAGCCTGCGCCCCAGCCAGGCCGATATAAGGATCACCCTCAAAATAAAAGAACTCGGTCAGCTCTTCGATATCGACGTCCTCGATCATATCATCGTTTCAGAAACAGGCTACTGCAGCCTCGTGGAAGAAGGTGTGATATAA